In Candidatus Defluviibacterium haderslevense, the following are encoded in one genomic region:
- a CDS encoding polysaccharide deacetylase family protein translates to MIRIPIYVERDHPRLKYVANFIQNAYQDLVFEWITEEPTFINKQGPKINYSLHPLSELELWIPNTGLLFLDFTKDFVPSSKMGSECPLIFCDNQDSQLGFDVFAAIFWMLSRAEEYGSKQKDQHGRFISVQSLMHTLQSNKFPVVDHWSDVLIKCLCLKFEIQIIRKVRNTHVTLGVDIDQFWKFKHKPFWKNALGLIRDFCWGHFQSVKERMLVVMDQKKDPFDTYDIFESCKLNQDQLYFFILSGGNSIYDKNHALTLKYVKKILQKLKTFSTICLHPSYQSAEESGIIINEKEKLEESAGLLITSSRQHYLRFHTPQTFRALLKTGIQTDFSMVYADCAGFRAGTCQPFYWYDLINECQTTLQMMPVIAMDRTYLDYEKKSLDDSITDLECLMEWTIKYEGLVQIIWHNSSFDFKHEWQGWENFFEKLISLIKKSNSLN, encoded by the coding sequence ATGATTCGAATACCTATTTATGTAGAACGAGACCATCCCAGATTAAAGTATGTAGCCAACTTTATCCAAAATGCTTATCAAGATTTGGTTTTTGAATGGATTACTGAGGAACCTACTTTTATTAATAAACAAGGGCCTAAAATCAATTATTCACTCCACCCATTATCTGAATTAGAACTATGGATTCCAAATACAGGGCTATTATTTCTAGATTTTACTAAAGATTTCGTTCCATCTTCCAAGATGGGATCAGAATGTCCTTTGATTTTTTGTGATAATCAGGATTCTCAGTTAGGGTTTGATGTTTTTGCAGCTATTTTTTGGATGTTGTCTAGAGCTGAAGAATATGGATCAAAACAAAAAGATCAGCATGGTCGCTTTATTTCGGTTCAATCATTAATGCATACATTACAAAGCAACAAATTTCCTGTAGTTGATCATTGGAGTGATGTATTGATTAAATGTTTATGCTTGAAATTTGAAATACAAATTATTCGAAAAGTAAGGAACACTCATGTGACATTAGGCGTAGATATTGATCAATTTTGGAAATTTAAGCACAAACCTTTTTGGAAAAACGCTTTAGGCTTAATTAGAGATTTTTGTTGGGGTCATTTTCAATCCGTAAAAGAACGTATGCTGGTTGTTATGGATCAGAAAAAAGATCCCTTTGATACGTATGATATTTTCGAATCTTGTAAATTGAATCAAGACCAACTTTATTTTTTTATTTTGAGTGGTGGCAATTCAATTTATGATAAAAATCATGCACTAACATTAAAGTACGTAAAAAAAATATTACAAAAATTAAAAACTTTTTCGACGATCTGTCTGCATCCATCATATCAATCTGCAGAAGAATCAGGTATCATTATAAATGAAAAAGAAAAGCTGGAAGAATCAGCTGGATTATTAATTACATCGAGTCGACAACATTATTTGCGATTTCATACACCACAAACATTTCGAGCATTATTGAAGACAGGAATTCAAACTGATTTTTCAATGGTTTATGCGGATTGTGCGGGTTTTAGAGCTGGAACCTGTCAACCATTTTATTGGTATGATTTGATCAATGAATGCCAAACAACATTACAAATGATGCCCGTCATTGCTATGGATAGAACGTATTTGGATTATGAAAAAAAATCACTTGATGACAGTATAACGGATTTAGAATGTTTAATGGAATGGACCATAAAGTATGAAGGATTGGTTCAAATAATATGGCATAACAGTTCATTTGATTTTAAGCATGAATGGCAAGGTTGGGAAAACTTTTTTGAAAAATTAATTTCACTAATCAAGAAATCAAATTCATTAAATTAG
- the lipA gene encoding lipoyl synthase, with product MIDLPIITAPDPKPRKPEWLRVKLPIGEEYRKVRHLVDEYKLHTICQSGNCPNMGECWGAGTATFMILGDVCTRSCSFCAVKTGKPKEYDTDEPQRVAEAIRLMGVKHAVITSVNRDELPDRGAEIWHQTVRQIKIKSPQTTIETLIPDVKANWDALERMISADQEIVSHNMETVERLYRLVRPQAKYGRSLEQIQRTKLYGKRTKTGIMLGLGETKEEVLMVMDDLLASGCEILTLGQYLQPTKMHLEVAAFIHPDVFAEYKEIGLKKGFMYIESGPLVRSSYHAERHLV from the coding sequence ATGATCGATTTACCCATAATTACAGCACCTGACCCAAAACCAAGGAAACCCGAATGGTTAAGGGTTAAATTACCCATTGGTGAGGAATATCGCAAGGTTAGGCATTTAGTAGATGAATACAAACTGCATACCATCTGTCAAAGCGGCAATTGCCCAAATATGGGCGAATGTTGGGGTGCCGGTACCGCTACTTTTATGATTTTGGGAGATGTGTGCACCAGATCCTGCAGTTTTTGTGCGGTCAAAACAGGTAAACCTAAAGAATATGATACCGATGAACCCCAAAGAGTAGCAGAAGCCATTCGACTGATGGGTGTCAAACATGCAGTAATTACTTCTGTGAATCGCGATGAATTACCGGATAGAGGCGCAGAAATCTGGCACCAAACCGTCAGACAAATTAAAATCAAGAGCCCTCAAACCACCATTGAAACCCTTATACCCGACGTAAAAGCCAATTGGGATGCATTGGAACGAATGATTAGCGCTGATCAAGAAATCGTGTCACACAACATGGAGACTGTAGAGCGTCTGTATCGATTGGTTCGTCCCCAAGCCAAATATGGCAGAAGTTTAGAACAAATACAACGTACTAAGCTGTATGGAAAGCGGACTAAGACCGGAATTATGTTAGGTTTGGGTGAGACAAAAGAAGAAGTTTTAATGGTTATGGATGATTTGTTGGCCTCAGGTTGTGAAATTTTGACTTTAGGGCAATACCTTCAGCCTACTAAGATGCATTTGGAAGTTGCAGCTTTTATTCACCCGGATGTATTTGCTGAATATAAGGAAATAGGCTTAAAAAAGGGATTTATGTATATAGAAAGCGGGCCTTTAGTTCGCTCCAGCTATCACGCTGAACGACATCTGGTCTAA